The Eriocheir sinensis breed Jianghai 21 chromosome 29, ASM2467909v1, whole genome shotgun sequence genomic interval caatggaaaagagaaaagctaAAAGATGACACAAaaggaaaaacgaataaaaaaggaaacacgaGATAAactggaaaaataaattaaacactGGAgtcaagtaaaagaaaaaagaaaagaaaccagTTGGGTGTGGTAGCGGAGAACAAGGTTATATATAATGCTCTGACGGGCTGGATCGAATGGCCTTGAATACGTGAACACCTGCGCAGGTAGGCCGCATATCCACCTGTCGTGCACGTCTTATTAATGAGCGATTCCAggtaaagagaatgaaagggaacaaCAGACGTCAGGTGTGCGAGCTCTCATACCTGGGGAATTAATTATCGTCCACGGAATAAACTTACCTTATCTTTTACCTGTATAGCGACATTTTTTgtgatgtttatttatttattaccccTTAGCTGCTtctgttactgtaaaaaaaatcattagcgTTGTTGATAGtatttgagtagtagtagtagtagtagtagtagtagtatgcaagaaaatgttgtaataagcttttttgtgttattttcccCTTTAGCGACTTTTGTTACTATAAAAAAGcattaacatcattattatttgtttagtagtagtagttgttgtaggaggaggaggaggaaaaaaaagttatcataGCCTGTCAACTCGTATGGACTCCGACTCGAACTAATTTTACtcatccttctatttcttctttgcaGCTGTACTTCACCAAATTCGGCTACATGGAACCGGAGCTGTTCAACCCTCAGTCCGGCGCCCTGCTCTCCCAAGACAAGCTGAGGGAAAGCATCATGGAGTTCCAGGTGAGAGAAACTATCACAGTGATGATATTATGGAGGACaagatgaagagatgaagttagagcatttgctagagcaggatggagcacagtaCCATCAGATAGAGGTGGAGAGCTTTAGGAAAGACCTTTGTTATGcctgaaaataatgatgatgatattcgATCTTAAGCTGTTTTACCTCCGATGTGCAGGCGTTCGCTGGACTTGATCAGACGGGTGAACTCGACAACTCGACTCTGGAGATGATGAACACCCCGCGTTGTGGCGTCAAGGACAAGGTCGGCTTCGGCACCAGAGCCAGGAGGAAGCGCTATGCCCTGCAAGGTGAgtggccccccccccctcaccccgccGCGGCTGTGGTTGGGAAGGCAGCTTCACGCACTGGTTTGAGCTGCTTGTGGTCTGTTTATGCCTGACCGACTGTATACTCCCATCCTGTGCCCTAAATAAACGATCAGGAAGTTGGTAGATGGTCTTAGAAGTAGTTTTAGGTAGTTTGTAGGCTAGCTATTACTCAGTAGAGCGTAATAATGTATTTAACttcaataacaaaaatatatagtTTTAGTAGTTTTAGGTAATTTAAACCTTGCATTACCCAACATGAAAAGCGTAATATAAATGCATTTaacttaaacaaaaaaaagtcGGTTGATAAttttagtaatatttttttcagtaacTTAACCTTGCATAAACTCAATATGGAAAGTAAGACAATGCATTGAGCTTTTTAGAGAAAGGCATTTGATTCAGGTATTGGGGTAATCAGATACATTTACGCAGCCTAATTAACATTAAATTGCATACGACATGATTGCAAAGTCTTTAAACACGGCCAACACATAGTAAATAGAAGTAAGTCAGAATGAGAAGTAGGGTTAACAAAAGACATAGCTGTGGTAAACTGGCGTACTACAaggccattttctctccctccagcaGACATGTTTGTAAGAATTAAAGAAGGGTAGTAGAAGTAAATAGAAGTTAGAATGAGAAGTAGGGTTAACAAAAGACATATAGCACTGGTAAACTAGCGTACTACAaggccattttctctccttccaccagACATGTTTGTAAGAAAGAAGGGTAGTAAAAGTAAATAGAAGTAAGTTAGAATGAGAAGTAGGGTTATCAAAAGACATAGCACTGGTAAACTGGCGTACTACAAGGTCATTATCCCCCCCGTCCCCCAGGATCAAGGTGGAGGGTGAAGACTCTTACCTACAGGATCACGAAGTACCCGAACGGCCTCCTGCAAAACGATGTGGACCGGGAGATCGCCATCGCCTTCAAGGTCAGTAGCGGAGGTGGAGGATGTGGATGATTGTGTCCGTGATGGCTGggcgtggtgagagagagagagagagaatataaaaggaaagaaacgatgaaacaaagacaaagaagaaaagtaaagaacaaAGGGAATAAgctaggaaatgaaagaaagaaagacattgaggaaaagaaaagaagatataaataaggagaaaaaaaagagaccagCAGAAACAATTAAGatcagagaaaacagaaaaatggaagaatgaataaggaaaaaaacgaagacactgagaaagaagaaaagtagctacaaggagatagagaaagacaatgtgtgtttgtgtgtgtgtgtgtgtaatcaaagctacataaacaaaaaaaaacctagGAAAATCCActtcatcctttccctatccactcTCATCCTAACAGGTGTGGGAAGACGTGACAGACCTGACCTTCGAGAGATCAACTTCGGGCAAGGTCCACATCGAAGTCAGGTTTGAGAAGGGCGAGCACGGTGACGGGGACCCCTTTGATGGCCCCGGCGGCACCCTGGCCCACGCTTACTTCCCTATCTACGGAGGAGACGCTCACTTCGATGACACTGAGGCCTGGACCATCAACTCCTaccgaggtgagagagagagagaacttgaataaagaatgaaaagagagagagagagagagagagagagagagagagagagagagagagagagagagagctagttgaataaagaatgaagagagagagagagagagagagagagagagagagagagagagagagagagagagagagagagagagaaactagttaaataaagaatgaaaaagagacagagaccaacaacaacgaaaataacACTACATTACCACATTTGAACCCATtatgcaccaccaccacttctgtaACAACCCTATCACACACTCTTCCTCCCGCAGGCACCAACCTCTTCCAAGTAGCCGCCCACGAGTTCGGTCACTCCTTGGGCCTCTCGCACTCTGATGTCAGGAGCTCCCTCATGGCGCCCTTCTACCGAGGCTACGAGTCGAGCTTCAGTCTGGACGAAGACGATATCAAGGGCATTCAGGTAAGGGTCTGATTAAGGTCTGATGAGCTGGTAAGGGACTATGGGTTGGAAAGGTctggaaggatagggaaaggtcgtgttagcttaggttaggttaggcattgAAATATGAgtttggaaggaggaaaaggatggttaggttaggttaggcataaAGATAAGGTCTGTTTCAAGTCTGGAAGGGACTGGCAAGGGACTAAAGGTTGGAAAATatctggaaggaaaggaaaggcattgGTCTGTTTAGGTTTTCAGATATGGgtttggaaggagaggaaaaaggctgGTTAGGTTAAATATTCAAGGAAGGGTCTGATGAAGGTTTGGTGGGCTGGTAAGGGGCTATAAGCGCTGGAAAAGAACTGCAAGAAGAGTAAATGGGCTGAGGTCTGGCGCATGTCTCATCTGCAACTCTCCTATTTACAtctctcatcctcatcatctcatcacttcttcccatcctccaactcatctcctcctcctcaggctcTGTACGGCAAGAAGCAGGCCCGTCCCTTCCCCGCCACCCAGGCCCCAACTCTGTCcggcggtggtggtagcagtggcaGTGGCAGCTCTGACGAAAAGCTCTGCCGCGATTCCTCCATTGACGTGGCAGTGACCATGGCTAACAAGAAGACCTACATGTTTAAGGGTGAGTACTGGTGGCATAAGGAGGGGGGCATAGGGTAGGTTTggcagggggaaggggtgaagaaggggtatggtgtgggtgtgtgagcttgAGAAGACAGAGAACAGAAGTAGTGTGGTGtattttacctagttgtagtatacagggcatGGGCTACACATGAGTGGTCCTGTCTCtatatctatatttgtccagtttTCCTTTAAAGTGCCACATATTCTTtgcctcaacctcctcttccaaTCTAACTCATTCcatgtatttatatttctatatgGTAAACTGTACTGTACTGTGTGTGGATGTGAGTCGGAGGTTGTGAAGACAGGAGACAGAAGGGGTGTAGTGTGGGTGTGGTGTAAGAGTGAGGGTGAATTTGAAAGGTAGAGGACAAAAGTGGTGTGGTGAGGGTGTTAAGTGTGAGTTTGTGAAGAGACAAAAATGGTTTGGTGTGGATGTAAAGAGTGAGTGGGAgtttgtgaagggaaggaagagatggagaggcagaagaggagaaggagaaggaaatgaacaaAGGAAAGTGGTAGACAAGAATtagatgaaaaagagaacaaagagatgaaaaagagagagacgacAGCACCGGCCTAATCTCCCCATTTCACACCCCTACAGGAACACAATACTGGGAGCTTACAGATGACGGCGTGGCCTCCGGGTACCCACGCTCCATAAGTGATGACTGGGGGGGGCTGCCTTCCTTCCTGGACGCTGCCTTCACCTGGACCAACGGCAACACTTACTTCTTCAAGGTGAGCTGACGAGTATCCTTGCCTGCCACCTGTTGAATGAGCTTAGGTTACTTTGCTTTGATTCTTACTTGGTGAATGCACAAATACATCAACATTTTTTGTACAACAGCTCCAAAAATTACTGATGATGGCTTTCCTAGTTTGAATGAAGAGTTAGGTAAGGGACAAGGGATGGAAtaggtgaagaggaaagagaaggagatgaatatGTGAAGATGAggatgtagaaggaggagaaggtagagcaAAGACAATAGAGGATGcagaaaagaatgtaaatataACAGTGAAATAAGATGGGAAGACCAAAAAGAAtaagagtagaagtagtagtagtaagtcacATCTTTTCTTAACTTCATCAATAGCCAACAGAACTTAGAACACAAGAATAACTCGCCATGTCTTGGAATTTGTCCTTCACTTTATCAACAGCCAACAGAACAAGCAATGTCTCAGAATTAAAATCATAGTATCTTTTCTTAACCTAACACTCAACAGAACATCAAGAATCATTAACCTTCTCCTCAaacttccattcttctctcactTCATTTCTTCACATCTTACCTAACCCTTTGCATGACCTCATCCAACAGGGCGACAACTACTGGCGGTTCAGCGACATGACCCGGGACACGGGTTACCCCAAGAAGATCGCCAAGGGCTTCGCTGGCATCCCTGACAGTATTGATGCTGCCTTTGTCTGGTCCGGAAACGGGAAAATCTACTTCTTCAAGGTTAGTTCAGGTGTCCTTCAATGTGCCTCAGAGGATGTTAGGGAACGGGAGTTATGTTAAAGGAATGTTAGGAAGGGAGGCAGACTGGAGCACAGGGAAGGGCAGttcaaaagataaaacaaaagactTCAAGGGACTTAAAGtgtaaaggaaaaacaaaaaggatAACTACCAGAGAAAGATGAATTgataaagatggaaagggaaaagaaaaagaggttaaTAGATAACACAGAAGATTTTAAAAGGAGAAACACAGAAAATTTTAAAGGACAGAGAACCGAGaaacaagagaataaagaaggt includes:
- the LOC127005132 gene encoding stromelysin-3-like isoform X1, whose product is MTAAMHLLAAFAAVCVGASAAPTKPNAITGTTSAMLYFTKFGYMEPELFNPQSGALLSQDKLRESIMEFQAFAGLDQTGELDNSTLEMMNTPRCGVKDKVGFGTRARRKRYALQGSRWRVKTLTYRITKYPNGLLQNDVDREIAIAFKVWEDVTDLTFERSTSGKVHIEVRFEKGEHGDGDPFDGPGGTLAHAYFPIYGGDAHFDDTEAWTINSYRGTNLFQVAAHEFGHSLGLSHSDVRSSLMAPFYRGYESSFSLDEDDIKGIQALYGKKQARPFPATQAPTLSGGGGSSGSGSSDEKLCRDSSIDVAVTMANKKTYMFKGTQYWELTDDGVASGYPRSISDDWGGLPSFLDAAFTWTNGNTYFFKGDNYWRFSDMTRDTGYPKKIAKGFAGIPDSIDAAFVWSGNGKIYFFKDSQYWRFDPSLRPPVKENYPKPISNWEGLPNNIDDALQYSNGYTYFFKDGQYWRFNDRGFRVDAADPEFPRPVGYWWFGCPASGSQMSSVHTNKAHVPLPSEGDTQDDTFDADGSDDDYDGSNSVVPQQSGSHSVGYQAIHQGSAASGQPLPASLLSISLALLPSLLLRL
- the LOC127005132 gene encoding matrix metalloproteinase-24-like isoform X2, producing the protein MTAAMHLLAAFAAVCVGASAAPTKPNAITGTTSAMLYFTKFGYMEPELFNPQSGALLSQDKLRESIMEFQAFAGLDQTGELDNSTLEMMNTPRCGVKDKVGFGTRARRKRYALQGSRWRVKTLTYRITKYPNGLLQNDVDREIAIAFKVWEDVTDLTFERSTSGKVHIEVRFEKGEHGDGDPFDGPGGTLAHAYFPIYGGDAHFDDTEAWTINSYRGTNLFQVAAHEFGHSLGLSHSDVRSSLMAPFYRGYESSFSLDEDDIKGIQALYGKKQARPFPATQAPTLSGGGGSSGSGSSDEKLCRDSSIDVAVTMANKKTYMFKGTQYWELTDDGVASGYPRSISDDWGGLPSFLDAAFTWTNGNTYFFKGDNYWRFSDMTRDTGYPKKIAKGFAGIPDSIDAAFVWSGNGKIYFFKDSQYWRFDPSLRPPVKENYPKPISNWEGLPNNIDDALQYSNGYTYFFKDGQYWRFNDRGFRVDAADPEFPRPVGYWWFGCPASGSQMSSVHTNKAHVPLPSEGDTQDDTFDAGGLTRSG